Within Agarivorans litoreus, the genomic segment GCTAGGTGCTGGCCGTTAAAGCGACTGGCTTCTCCTCGATAGGCCAAATGTCCATTAATGTTAGCTAAGCAGCCCCAATCGGCACTCACTAAATAGCTGGCACCAGAACCTTGTAAATGCCTGGCTTTATCTTCCACCATGGCTTGACTTATCTCGCTATGGCGCAGCGAGAAGCTGCCACCAAAACCACAACATTCGCTTTCGTACTCTGCTTTTTTAAGTTCTACTTTATCTAGCTGAGACAGCAAAGCTTGCGAGCTGGCATGGATCCCCAACTCTCTTCGCCCGCTGCAGGAGGTGTGTAACACAACCGAGGTTAAGGGCCCTTGGTCGTGTAGTTTTGCCCGGCAAATATGGGCTAAAAATTCGCTAAACTCAAAAACCCGTTCAGCAAATGCTTCCGCTTGGTCGGCGTAAATATCATCATTAGCAAATAAGTGGGGATAGTGTTTAAACATCATTCCGGCACAAGAGCCCGACATCACGACTATTGGGTGATCTTCGGGAAATAGTGCCATTTGGCTTAAGGCAACGGTTTTTGCTTGTTCTTGGTAGCCAGAGGTATAGGCAGGTTGGCCACAGCAGCTTTGTTTTTCTACCCAAATAACCTCTACCCCTTCTCGTTCAATTAACTCTATGGCGGCTATGCCACCATCGGGATCAAGCAGGTCTAGCAAGCAAGTTGCGTAAAAATACACCTTACTGGGTTTGCTGGGGTATATCCTTAATCCCGTTTGACTCATCCCTTTCCCTTACTAATAAACAACCAGCTATAAAACAAGGTTTAGCATTTTAGCTTTGATTTTAGTTAATCCTGCTCCGGCGGAAATCAGACCTTAGTGCAAGTAAACCGTGAAGTACCAAGCAAGCCTTAGCTAAAACCACACTTTTAATTAACATTTACTTTACACCTTGGCAATTTATCCATATATAGAAACAAAGAAATTAATTATTTCCAAAATATGCCAAATGTAGATGATTTGATTTTATTTGCCGACGTGGTTGAGCAAGGCTCGTTCTCTCGGGTTGCAGAACAGCGCGAGTTAACTAATTCGGTAGTGAGCAAGCGCGTGGCTCGTTTAGAGCAGCAACTGGCGGTACAACTGCTCTATCGCACTACCCGTAAACTCTCGCTCACCGAGGCCGGCCAAGCACTATATAGCCAAGCCAAACACATTGCGCTTAGTGCACAAGAAGCCTTTGCCGAAGTAGGCGAATATGGCGAAAGCCTAAGCGGCAAGATCCGCATTAGTGTGCCAACGATCTCGGGCGAACTGTTGCTTGCCGAAGCTTTAGCAGCATTTAGCGAACAACACCCCGAAATTAGCATTGAGATGTCGATGGATAATCGCTTTGTAGACTTGCTAGAAGATGGTTTTGATTTGGTGATTCGCACCGGCAGCTTGCCTGACTCATCGTTAATTGCCAGGCATATTATCGACTCGCATTGGGTGGTGGTAGCCAGCCCAGCTTACTTAAAACAGCATGGCACTCCCAAAGCCCCAGATGAGCTTAAACAACATCGCTGCCTAAGTTATAGCTATCAAGAAGGAGGCGCCGAAGACTGGCTATTTAAGGTTGGGGAGAATACTCAAGCCATTCGCATTAACAGCGGCTTTAGCACCAATAACGCGCGAGCATTACGCAAAACGGCGTTAGCTGGGCATGGTTTAATTTATGTACCACGATGTTTGGTGTACCAAGATTTAGCCAAACAAGACTTACAAGAAGTCCTAACAGGCCAAGCTGCAAAGGTGCTAGGCATTTACGCCATGTATCCTTTTACCCGCCAGCAACCCAAAAAAATCAAATTGCTGATTGAACATATAAGGCAGCACTATCTAGCCATTTCGGAGTATTTTTAGGCTTTTAGCACAAAATGACTAAATTGTAACCAGCCTTGCTAAAATGCCCTCTATACTTTGCCTAAGCCAATAAAATATTTAACTAATAATGCCAATTCGATTGCTAATCCTAAGCTTTTTGTTGATTCCTTTTTTCATTAATGCTGCTTCATTAATGAAAATCGCCGTGCTCGACTACGATTTAGATTCGAGCGAAGATGAGCCCGGTCTAAATTACTTGGTAGAAGCCGCCGCAAAAATGGATATTAAGTTGGAGCTTATTCCATTGCCAGAAACGCGTGCTCACCGTTTGGTGCAACATGGCGAGTTAGATGGCGAGGCTTTCCCCTACGAAATATCAGGGCATGATTCTAGCCACATGATAAAAATTGATGTGCCCATCGAGAGCTCCTCGCTGTGGATTTGGGTACCCGAGACTCATAGTTGCCCAAGTGACCCAAACCAGCTGAGTAACTTTAAACCGGTAGGTTTAAATGGCATTCCCTACTTTGGTATTTTTTATCAATTATCCGAAGTGGGTTTTGAGAAAGTATCTACCCCGCACATAATGGTGAAAATGCTTCGCCGTCATCGTGCCGATTACTTCCCCGCAAGTAAACGCTCCATAGAGTTTTTACTTGATGAAACCGATCAAGCTTTAATAAAACCTTGCTTCAAAGAACCTTTTATTACCATAACCAGCTACTTCTACTTAAATGAAAAACATCACGCCATTGCCGAGCAATTTAAACAAAAACTCGCAGAAGCAGTAAGCCTTCACTCTGACGATGACGACGATTAAGCACTTAAGCTAAAACGCTAACTCCATATAGAAAAACAAGTAAATACTGCTCAAGACTAGAGCCTAAGCAAAAGTACTGGTAGTGTTCGCTTAAGCAATCACTTAACCATGCAGGAGCTTAGGTTTTGAGCCGTTCTTCTTTCCAACAGTTTCATTGGCAGTCTCAACAGTTTGGCTGTGCCAGCAATGACATCGATAGATTCTATTCATTACTTCATGAACAAATGCAGCGTTTAGGCATGCAACAGCAAACACTTGGTAAAATTGAAAGCTACCCTGTTGATTTATATCGCTCTGCGGAGCCCAAGCCACATTTACCTAATATTCTTATTAGCGCTGGCTTTCATGGAGAAGAAGCAGCTGGACCATGGGGCATGTTAAAGTTTCTTAGCCAGCTTAACGATGATGTATTTCTATCAGTAAACTTAAGCCTATTGCCGCTAGTAAACCCTACAGGATTTAAAGCCGGACATCGCTTTAACCAATATGGTGAAAACCCCAATCGTGGCTTTGGTGTAACCGATGGCACCGCAATTGAAACCGAAGAAAGCTCTAAAGAAGGCAAGCTGCTTATTAAGCAACAAGCGCTGCTAAAAGCACTAAGCAGTGACGGCATACTGACCTGCCACGAAGATGTATTGCAACACCACTGCTATGTGTATTCTTTTGAGCCAGAGCAAGATGCAGGGCCTTTTAGCCTAGGTTTGCGAGATAGCTTGGCGCAGTACTTTAAAGTGGCCGAGGACAACAGCATTGACGGTTGCCCACTAGATGATGGCTTAATTCACAACCATTACGACAGCTCGTTTGAATCATGCTTAGTGCGCATTGGTGCTAAACGCGGCGCGTGCAGCGAAACCCCTGCACGAGAAGATTTTGACCAGCGCATCAATGCTAACTGCGCTGTGATGCAACAATTTGTTCGTTCAAGCCAATAACTAAAAAGCCGCTAACTAGGGTCTGTTGATCTTTGCTGATGGTTTTTGCAGCAATTTATTAGCCATTTAGGCAAGGCAGTGAGTGTGCAGTTAAGTGGGCTTAATCATCACTCGCTAACGCTGAATAAATGGCTAAGAAATGCTGCCCGAAAGGTTCGGATAAGCGAACTTTACTCTTTGTTAAGCACTTCTTGCTTAGTCCACTAGGCTTCTAAGTGCTCGCCGCGATTGAAGCCCGCTTATTTCGAACAAAATTTCAACACCAAAGTTCAACTGCCCCTCGCCTCTGCAGGGGGATTGTTTTGTAGCTCAAGCTGCATTTCAATAACCCCATCTTCCAACTCAAATTTCACTTTAAAACCAAGGTGTTTGGCTAAACCCGCCATGCCGCGGTTTTGGATCATGGTCATGCCACTTAAGGTTTGGGTGCCCATTTGTTGATAGTAGCGAATCATCTTTTGCAGCAAGTGTTTACCTAAACCTTGGCCTTGCAAGTCACTTCTCACCACCATGGCAAACTCAGCATCTAAGTTGTCGGGATCGATGCTGGCGCGCACTACTCCTAGAATTGCCCGGTCATCATCGGCTTGCTCATCTACCGCAATAAAGGCCATTTCTCGGGCGTAATCAATTTGAGTGAGCAAGGCCATTTCTTCATGGGTCATTTGGCCGCGTGCACCAAAGTAACGCTTGTAGCGATCTTCTTCGGTAAGCGATGAGTCGAAGGCCAAATGGTTAGGCTCGTCTTCTGGCAAAATCGGGCGAAGCAATACCTTTGTGCCGTTTTTAGTCTGACAATATTCTTCTAGCTCTTTAGGGTAAGGGCGAATAGCTAAACGCTGAGCAAGCCGTTCATCCACTTTTTGCAAACGCATATTCACGTCAAGCAAGGTGATGTTATCCCCCGCAGCTAGCACTGGGTTAAGATCTAAACGAGCAATCTCTGGGCAATCGATAATCAAGTTTGATAGCCGAGTTAACATGCTGCAAAGCGCCTGCATTTTTAATCCGTTAGGCAAGCGTCTGTCTCGTATTTTTTCTGCTTTAAGCGCCGAGATAACCAAATAACGCGCCAAACTCATATTAAGTGGCGGAAGCGCCACCGCTGCATCTTGGGTTTCGTCCCACTCAGAGCCGCCTTCGCCTAAGAAAATAGCAGGGCCAAATACCGGGTCATTAATTACTGCCACACGCAGCTCTTGTGCGCCAGCAGTTAAGGCCATTCGTTGCAGGATCATGCCTTCAACCTTGGCTTGTGGGTAAGCTTGCTTAACCCTATCGACCATTGATTCTGCGGCTATTTCCAGCTCATGCTGGTTATTAATGTTTAGGCTCACACCATGCACATCAGATTTATGCAGTATATCGGGCGACTGAATTTTTAAGGCTACCGGATAGCCAATGTTGTCGGCACAACTAATGGCTTCTTCAACATTGTGTACAAACCAGGTATCGATGATTTGCAAACCGTAAGCCTGTAGTAAAGGTTTAGCGTCATGGGTTTCCAACACAAATATATCTTTATCAATCGCTTGCTGGAGCAACTGCTTAGCACCTTGATCAACCAAGGTTTTGTCGGTAGTACTGGGGGTTTCTGACAACAATTTTTGGTTGCGGCGAAACTCAACCATGTGCATGAATGCTCCCACAGCCCCTTCTGGGGTGCGGTAAGTCGGAATGCCCGCTTTAGTGAACGCCAAACGGCCAGAATAGGCGGTTTCTTCCCCCATCCAATTGGTAAGTATATTGAGGCGACGCGCCTTGCTATCTTGCTTAATCACATTAATTAAGGCATCAGCGGTAGACTCTGCCCCCGCCAGTGCCGAAGGTGCGTGCATTAGCAGCAATGCGTCTGCTTCGCCGGAACTAGCAACTATATCTAAGGCTTTGGCATAACGAGAAGGATCAGCATCACCAACAATATCTAAGGGGTTTTGCCCCGACCATGCGCTGGGTAGCACCTCAGACAGCTTAGCCAAAGTATCGTCCGAGAACTCCGCTAGTTTCCCCCCTCGCTCCATCAAGGCATCAACCGCCAGCACCGCTGGCCCGCCGCCGTTGCTTATAATCGCCAAACGTTCGCCTTGCAATGGATTGGCGTAAGTGAGTGTTTCTACCGCAGCAAACAACTCATGTAGGTCTTTTACTCGTAACATACCAGCACGCTTAAATGCCGCGTCGTATACCGCGTCGTTACCCACCAATCCGCCAGTATGCAGGGCTGCAGCTTGCGCACCTAGACGGCTGCGGCCAGACTTAATCACCAATATGGCTTTGTTGCGTGAGGCCGCTCGAGCAGCCGACATAAAGCGCTGGGTATCCTTCACCGAGTCGATATACAGCATAATCACTTGGGTTTTGGCATCTCTGGCTAAGAAGTCGAGCAATTCGCCAAAGTCGATATCTAAGGCATCTCCCAATGAGATAAAGGATGAGAAGCCAATGCCCTTGTTGTTTGCCCAATCGAGCACGGTTGTGCACACGGCAGCAGATTGCGACACAAAGGCAATCTTGCCTGGCTGGCTATTGGCGTGGGCGAATGAGGCATTTAATCCAATGTTAGGCAACATTAAACCCAAGCTGTTTGGCCCTAAAATGCGCATGCCGTAACGCTGGCCAAACGCCAACACTTGTTCGGCAATTGTTTGCTCTTGACCGTCTAACTTAATGTCTAAACCACCGGCTGTAATAATGGCAGCTTTACAACCAAATTGGCCGAGCTTTTCCACGACCTCTAGTAAGCGGCTGGCGTTGACACACACAACGGCTAAATCTGGACGCTGGGGAAGCTTCTCGATACTTGGATAGGCCAATACACCAAGCACTGCCTTGTACTTAGGGCTAACCGGCATAACGGGGCCATTAAAACCAGCGCTCATTAGGTTCTTCATTACCACGTTGCCAGCACGTGAAGCGCGATTAGATGCACCAATTACCGCGATAGACTTTGGCGAAAACAAATCATGCAGCTTACGTTGACTCATTAGCGGGATCTCTTTGGCTGAACTAAAGCAATTAAACCCAAGTGTAACGTGTATCGACTGAGACTAAAGTATTCATTGTTCACACAATTTACATCGCTAGACCAAGGTAGTAGTTAGTTTTACCAAAACCGTTTTGGTGTAACTAGCCCAGTAAATTGGCTCGCCACAAAAAATACAACCATTGAGCAACATTACAACTACAATTAACTCAAAGTCACCTTGGTTTTTTTAACTCACACCAGTTTTTTATACAAACAACTGGACAAAAAGCATTTTTTTTATTCATATCTTAAAGAAACCCTGCAATTTTAAGGAAGAAAGCATGGCGTTAACCTCTATTCGTGCAATTGACTACATGACCAAAAATCCGGTCACAGTAACTCCTTCAAACTCATTGTTTGAAGCCATCGACATCATGCTTACTGCCAAGGTATCAGGTGCAACCGTTATTAATGAGCGACGTGAAGTTGTGGGGGTAATCTCTGAAATAGATTGTTTGCAGGCGATATTAAAAGGTACCTACCACGGTGAAATTGGAGGTTCTGTCGCCGATTACATGACTGAAGAAGTGGATATTATTGGCACCGACATGGATATTTTAGCCGTTGCTGAAAAACTCATTCAGAAAAAGCGCCGCAGAATGCCAGTGGTGCAAAATGGCAAGTTTATTGGCCAGTACAGTATTCGTAGTATTCTTAATGCAGTTAAAGAGTTCAATCTCAAATAACGAGTTCACTGTGCTTTACTCACTAAAAGGGCAGCTAAACTGCCCTTTTTTGCTCTCTGTGACATACCGATTAATGAACTTGGTTAACCACCATCTGAGATTGCAAACCCTCTATTTCGGCAATAATTCCAGCAGTGTTTTCACTGTCTGGCACCATTAGATCAAGTTCGGCAGTAAATACACTTCCCCCAGCCTCAGGTACGCTCATTCGATGGCATTCAAGCTTGTTAACATTAACACCATGTCCCACCAATAAACGGGTAATATCATTAATTAAGCCGGGGCGATCTTCTGCATCAATGACCAAACTTAATGATTCACTTTGAGATAAGTGGGCAGGTTTGCAGCCGTTAATGCTTAAGTGTAAGTCATCTACTGCAAGCAAGGCTTGCTGCAAGGCCTGAGTATTTTTTTGCGGAACCTGCACTTTGAAGATACAAGCCACTTGACCATCTAAATTTACCACCCGACTACTTAACCACTTTCCTTGATGAGAGTGGGTAATATCGGCCAAGCGATTTAGTGTACCGGGCTTATCTTCCCCGGTGGCAGTAACTAAAAATAGATCGCTCATACATCTACCCCTTTATGCTAAAACCTAGTTTAAGTTTATACCACCCAGCGGCAAAGGGTGTGACAAGACGCAGGATTTGAGCGGGTCAGCAGTAAAAGCTTGTAAAAATGCTAACTGCGCAGAAAATGCATAGTTATTAATAAGTTTGCTTGGCAAGCCCAATAAAAAAGCCGACTTTCGTCGGCTTTTAAAATCGCTATTTTTTGCTATAAACGCCAACATTTTTGAAGCCAGCATCTTGCAAATACAAAGCCTGTAGTTTGCTCATAACCCCTCGGTCACAATACAGCATGTAATGCTTAGATTGATCTAAATCGCCAAACTGAGTGGCTAACTTAAAGAATGGGATATGCTTTACTTCTACTTCTTCTAAGCTAAAAGGCTGTTGTTCCTGCTCCTCTATCGAGCGAATGTCTAATACTACCGCTTCTTTGTCTTGTGCTAGTTCTTCTTCACCAGCGACTTCAGTCACTTGTTCGTCAGCTTCTTTGGTTACATCACGAATATCGGTAATGCGGCACTCTTCTACTACCTTATCCAAAATCGTAAAATCGAAATTTTGCTCTTCGGCTAGCAATTTCGACTCAACTGCTTTCACCGTAGGCTTGTTAGAAATAACACCGCAATACTCTGGCATGGTTTCGGCAAAATCGTTGGTGCCAATATGCTTAGCCGTATCAATAATATCTTGTTTATCGGTGGCAATTAGCGGGCGAAGAATCAAGGTTTCTGACACTCGGTCAATCATGCTTAAGTTAACTAAGGTTTGACTAGAAACTTGGCCTACTGCTTCCCCCGTGACCAGTGCGGGAATATCCAGCTGCTGAGCCACTTTTGACGCTGCCCGCACCATCATACGTTTAAGTACTACGCCCATTTGGCCGTTGTCTACTTTTTCAAGGATCTCGTTCACCACTGGATCAAAGTCTACCGCAACAAACTTAACCCTATGTGATGAACCAAAACGCTTCCATAGGTGGTGGGCGACTTGCTTCACGCCTAGTTCATGAGCGCGCCCACCTAGGTTAAAGAAACAATAGTGTACTTTTGCGCCACGCTTGATGAGTTGATAACTCGACACGCCCGAGTCAAAACCACCGGAAATAAGCGACAATACACTTTCTTGGGTTGCGATAGGAAAGCCGCCTAAACCTGGGTGCTTCTCTTGCACCAGATACATCACGTCGTCGGCGATTTCGATTTTCACCGTAACATCAGGATTTTTTAACCGCACCCCATTGCTCTCGCAATGTTGGTTTAAACCACCACCAACATAACGCTCTACTTCAATAGATGAGAAATCATGTTTACCACTGCGCTTAACCCGCACACAAAATGTTTTGTCTTTTAAGCGATCTTTCCAAGCGTCAAACGTTAACTCATAGATGTTGTGTAAATCGGTATAGCGATGCTGTTTCACTTCCAAAAAGTGCACGATACCCGGAGTGGAAGAAAGCGCTTGAATCACCGCTTCGCGGTTTTCTTCGCTGTCGTTACGTGAAGTAACAACCATTCGGTCCCAATCTAAACGCACTCGAATAGTTTCATCGATTGGACTAATTACATTGCGAATATTGCTTTGAAGAATTTTACTGAAGCGCTTACGAACCGGCTTACTCTTCATGGCAATTTCTGGAAATAGTTTAACGATGAACTTCATAACTCAAGGGCCTTGATAAATTTGGGCGCGAATTATACCGCGAGTTAAGGCAGCGAGCCAATATTGTTTAGTTTAGCTCGCCTTGGCAGGAATTTTGGGGAAAGTACACATAGAGAAAGTACAAAACTCGCTTAGCTCAGCTAAGCGAGTGGGATTATTTACTCTTCTCCAGAAACGGCGATCTCGCCTGATTGAGAAGCCTTACCTTGCATAATGCCTATCTCTACCCGGCGGTTACGACGGCGGTTCTCGATGGTATTGTTTTTCATTAAAGGCTGAGTGTCTGCCAATCCGCTAACAATTAAGCGCTCTTCGGCAAAGCCACGTACTTTAATGAGTTCATGAGCCACCGACACAGCACGCTGACTAGATAAATCCCAGTTTGAGCGGTACAACTCTGACTCTGCTTGCTGGTTATCGGTATGGCCAGACACGGTGACAATACCAGGAATGTCTTTAATCACCTCTCCCACACGGCGAATAACCGGGCGAAACTTAGGTTGTAAAAAGGCAGAGCCTGAAGGGAAAGCCCCCTTCTCTCGTACCCGAATAATAATTTGCTGGCCAAGCGACTCCACTTCAATGGCGCCATCTTCAATTTGGTCACGCAACTGCTGGGCAATTCGTTTAGCCGTTTCATTTTGTTGGGCTTGGGTTTCGGATTGGCTTTGTGAAGACTGAGCTTGGGTTGCTGAGGCTCGGCCACCCGTTTGCTGGCCAGCGGCTTTTTGCTGACCACCAGCATCGGCTTCTTCACCATCATGAAACTCAAGCTTGGCCTGAGTCATATCAATGGTTTGCTGCATGATGGTTTCGATAGGTGTTGGCTCAGGGCGGCCCGGTCTAAACTCTTGTGCAATAACCGAGGTTCCTTTTGGAATGTCTTTTACTTCCAGTAGGTTTTGCACACCAAAAGCATACTTCATTGAACCAGCAATTTGCTTAAACTTTAGTACGTCCATTTCCGAGAAGGCCAACAGCAATACAAAGAAGCACATCAACAGAGACATGAGATCGGCGAAGGTGCCCATCCATGCGGGCAGTCCTTCTGGGGGGCACTTGCAAGGTTCTTCCATACTGCGCTACCTACTCGTCTGTTGTGCCTAGTGAGCGTTTGCCTTCTGGCAAGTAGTTTTTCAAAACACCCTCAATCACTCGCGGATTCTGGCCATCTTGAATACCCAATACAGCATCCAGAATCAAACTACGGTTAAGCTTTTCTTCACCAGCACGCAACAGCAATTTTTCGCTAATAGGAATGGCCACCATGTTGGCAAGAATTGCACCATACAAAGTCGTTAACAAGGCTACCGCCATAGCTGGGCCAATGGATTTTGGGTCATCCATGTTAGATAACATGGCTACCAGACCAATCAAGGTACCAATCATCCCCATGGCTGGCGCTACATCACCCAGCGCTTTAAAAATACCGGCGCCAAACTCATGGCGCTCGGAAGTGAGCAAGATGTCCTTTTCCATAGTGGCGCGCACTACGTCAGCATCGTGGCCATCCACCAGCATATCGATGCCTTTTTGCATAAAGGGGTTGGAAATCTCGGCTTCTTCTAAGGCCAAAAAGCCACCTTTTCGGGCCGCGTCTGCCATTTCTACAGAGCGCTCAATCAAATCATCGGGCTTATCAACTTTGAACATGAAAGCCTTAGCCGCAATTTTCACTGCGCCTAAAAATTGACCTAAATTGTACTTCATCAATACAACAAACAAGGAGCCACAAAAAACAATTAGTACCGAAGGAATGTCGATAAAAATCTCGATTCCGCCACCCATCACCATCGCCATAACAACAAAGGCGAAGGCGCCGATAATCCCAATCAGCGTTGCTAAATCCACTGCTTTTTCCTTTTAACCTGTAGCCTAGAGATTCTAATTAAACTAATACTAGTCTACTCGCACACCAGAATCGAAGGTAATTTTGTGTTCTCATTTCAATATCTTGACCTACCAAGCTCTACTATATTTATCGGCCAATATAAAAATACTTGAGTCGCAAGTTTGACCTACCCAAACGGCTAAGGTAACTTTGCGCCAGAATATGCTTGATAGAGGCTTTAGCATGGTTGCAAAAAAACCAGAAAAAATGAAGTTTGAAGAAACCTTAAATGAACTTGAAGACATTGTTCAACAGCTTGAACAAGGTGAGCTAAGCCTAGAAGATTCTCTTAAGCAATTTGAACGCGGCATCAGTTTAGCCAATGCTGGCCAAGCTAAACTGCAACAGGCTCAACAGCAAGTTGAGATACTTCGCCAAGGGCCAAATGGCGATTCACTAGAACCTTTAGTGCAGGAGCCTTCTGAGTGAACGCTAGTTTAGCCAGTACCATTGTTGACTACCAATCCCAAATAAACACCCATTTAGACAGTGTTTTAGCCAATCAAGTTGTTAATGACCCCAAGCTACTGGCAGCCATGCGTCACGGCCTATTGCTAGGCGGTAAGCGAGTGCGCCCGCTGCTGGTATATTTGGTAGGCCAATTAACCAATGCGCCCAAAGACATACTTAATGCCGCTGCAGCTGCTGTAGAATGCATTCACGCCTATTCGTTGATTCATGACGACCTACCAGCCATGGATGATGATGAACTACGCCGTGGCCAACCAACTTGCCATATTGCCTATGATGAAGCGACTGCCATTCTAGCCGGTGATGCCTTACAAAGCCTCGCCTTTAGCTTAGTTGCCGAAGCGCCTGCCAGCGATACCCAAAAAGTGGCCATGCTTAAAATATTAAGCCAAGCGGCTGGTTATAACGGTATGTGTGGTGGTCAAGCGCTAGATATTGCCGCAACCAACCAACAGGTTAGCCTTGAGCAGCTGGAAGAAGTGCACCAACATAAAACCGGTGCTCTAATCAAAGCAGCGGTAATGTTAGGCGCGGTTTGTGGCGAGATTGAGCACGCAAATGAGCAGCAAGCTTTAGCTCGTTATGCAGATGCCTTAGGCTTAGCCTTTCAAGTTCGTGATGACATTTTGGATATAATTAGTGATACCGACACTTTAGGTAAACCTCAGGGCTCAGATCAAGCCCTAAATAAGAGCACTTACCCAAGTTTATTGGGCCTTGAAGGCGCAATAGAAAAAGCTGAAAACCTAGGTAAAGAAGCGCTTCAAGCCTTAGAGACTTTGCCTTACAATAGTGAGTTGCTAGCCTTATTAGCTGATTATGTCGTACATCGAAACAACTAGTCGTCAACAATAAGAATAATGATAAGCATTTTATATGACACTGAATATTAAAGATTACCCTACGCTTGCTCTGGCTGATTTGCCGCCGCAACTTCGTCAGCTTGAGCAGCAACAGCTACCTCAGCTGTGTGATGAACTGCGCCAATACCTTCTTAACAGTGTCAGCCAATCGAGTGGCCATTTAGCATCAGGTTTAGGTGCGGTTGAGTTAACGGTTGCCTTGCATTACGTCTATAACACCCCGTTTGATAAATTGGTTTGGGATGTAGGCCACCAAGCTTATCCGCACAAAATTTTAACTGGTCGCCGTGAAAAAATGTCGACTATTCGTCAGTTTAAAGGTTTGCACCCTTTCCCATGGCGCGGTGAAAGTGAATATGATGTACTCAGCGTAGGCCATTCAAGCACTTCTATTGGTGCCGCCTTAGGCATGGCCATTGCGGCTGAGAAAGAGCAACAAGGTCGTAAAGTAGTTGCAGTTATCGGTGATGGCGCCATGACCGCAGGTATGGCTTTTGAAGCACTAAACCATGCCGGTGCGATTCATAACGACATGCTAGTGATCCTTAATGACAACGAGATGTCGATTTCCGAAAATGTTGGCGCCCTGAACAATTCTTTAGCCAATATTCTTTCTGGCTCTTTGTACTCGTCGCTGCGTGAAGGTGGTAAAAAAGTATTAAGTGGTATGCCTCCAATTAAAGAGCTAGCCCGCAGGGCTGAAGAACATCTAAAAGGCATGGTGGTGCCGGGCACCTTATTTGAAGAA encodes:
- a CDS encoding exodeoxyribonuclease VII small subunit codes for the protein MVAKKPEKMKFEETLNELEDIVQQLEQGELSLEDSLKQFERGISLANAGQAKLQQAQQQVEILRQGPNGDSLEPLVQEPSE
- the pomA gene encoding flagellar motor protein PomA: MDLATLIGIIGAFAFVVMAMVMGGGIEIFIDIPSVLIVFCGSLFVVLMKYNLGQFLGAVKIAAKAFMFKVDKPDDLIERSVEMADAARKGGFLALEEAEISNPFMQKGIDMLVDGHDADVVRATMEKDILLTSERHEFGAGIFKALGDVAPAMGMIGTLIGLVAMLSNMDDPKSIGPAMAVALLTTLYGAILANMVAIPISEKLLLRAGEEKLNRSLILDAVLGIQDGQNPRVIEGVLKNYLPEGKRSLGTTDE
- the thiI gene encoding tRNA uracil 4-sulfurtransferase ThiI — translated: MKFIVKLFPEIAMKSKPVRKRFSKILQSNIRNVISPIDETIRVRLDWDRMVVTSRNDSEENREAVIQALSSTPGIVHFLEVKQHRYTDLHNIYELTFDAWKDRLKDKTFCVRVKRSGKHDFSSIEVERYVGGGLNQHCESNGVRLKNPDVTVKIEIADDVMYLVQEKHPGLGGFPIATQESVLSLISGGFDSGVSSYQLIKRGAKVHYCFFNLGGRAHELGVKQVAHHLWKRFGSSHRVKFVAVDFDPVVNEILEKVDNGQMGVVLKRMMVRAASKVAQQLDIPALVTGEAVGQVSSQTLVNLSMIDRVSETLILRPLIATDKQDIIDTAKHIGTNDFAETMPEYCGVISNKPTVKAVESKLLAEEQNFDFTILDKVVEECRITDIRDVTKEADEQVTEVAGEEELAQDKEAVVLDIRSIEEQEQQPFSLEEVEVKHIPFFKLATQFGDLDQSKHYMLYCDRGVMSKLQALYLQDAGFKNVGVYSKK
- a CDS encoding flagellar motor protein MotB; this translates as MEEPCKCPPEGLPAWMGTFADLMSLLMCFFVLLLAFSEMDVLKFKQIAGSMKYAFGVQNLLEVKDIPKGTSVIAQEFRPGRPEPTPIETIMQQTIDMTQAKLEFHDGEEADAGGQQKAAGQQTGGRASATQAQSSQSQSETQAQQNETAKRIAQQLRDQIEDGAIEVESLGQQIIIRVREKGAFPSGSAFLQPKFRPVIRRVGEVIKDIPGIVTVSGHTDNQQAESELYRSNWDLSSQRAVSVAHELIKVRGFAEERLIVSGLADTQPLMKNNTIENRRRNRRVEIGIMQGKASQSGEIAVSGEE
- the ispA gene encoding (2E,6E)-farnesyl diphosphate synthase, with the translated sequence MNASLASTIVDYQSQINTHLDSVLANQVVNDPKLLAAMRHGLLLGGKRVRPLLVYLVGQLTNAPKDILNAAAAAVECIHAYSLIHDDLPAMDDDELRRGQPTCHIAYDEATAILAGDALQSLAFSLVAEAPASDTQKVAMLKILSQAAGYNGMCGGQALDIAATNQQVSLEQLEEVHQHKTGALIKAAVMLGAVCGEIEHANEQQALARYADALGLAFQVRDDILDIISDTDTLGKPQGSDQALNKSTYPSLLGLEGAIEKAENLGKEALQALETLPYNSELLALLADYVVHRNN